The nucleotide window CCCTCAAAAAAATCAGAAAGAATGCCAAATTTCACGGGTTTCTCTCCCCTGTGATCTGATCTTCCGGATCATTACCCGCTATCCAAGCACTAATGCGATCCATAAGAGTTTCAAAGTCAAGGCGTTTTTTACCCCTAAGTGCACATTCCCATACTATAAGATATCTCCAGCCGTTTTCTAAAACAGAAGTCCGAACTTCTGCATCGCGCTGGCGGTTTCGATTAATCTTGGCTCGCCAAAATTCCGATCGTGTTGAGGGAATTTTAAAAAGATGGCAGTCATGTCCATGCCAAAAACAACCGTGTACAAAAATCGCAGCACGGTAGCGTGACAAAACCAGATCGGGTTTCCCACAGATTCCAGGAGAATGAAGCCTGTAGCGAAAACCGCGCGCATGCAAAGCCTTTCGGATCATCATTTCCGGTTTGGTATTTTTTCCTCTGACGCTGGACATTATCCGGCTGCGTGTGAACGCATCCACTGTGTCAGCCATCAGGTCGCCACAACTTCCTGAGAAACATAGTTGGAGGCTTTCTCACTGTTTAACAGATATGGAACCATGTAACGGGCTAGACACTCCACAACAGGTACGGCAACCGCGTTTCCAAACTGTCTGTATGCTTGGTTATCACTGACCGGAATCAGAAAATCCGATTGGTCTGGTCCGTCAAAACCCATGAGACGCGAACATTCTCTAGGTGTCAACCTTCGCGGGTTGCCTCGCTTGCGCCTTATAAGAATCTCCGAACCATCCTTGTAGTAGCGTGCAGAAAGAGTACGAGCGACATCCTCAGGTCCTACAAGCCCAAAACCAAACCCGTTTCCACGTCTGCGATGTTTCCTCGCATAATCCTGAAGGTATCGCCACAATCTATCAGATAGAGTGTACTTGCTGTTCACACGGCCCTCGTAGTCGGTATAGTGCTTGTCCTTTCCTTCGGTTCCATCTTCAGGGTGAAGAATTGTCCCCAGTCGTGGCCCTTCAAGGGGATCAGGAATGTAAACATCTTCAAGAGAGAAATCCGTCTCCTCACAAAAGCCTGCAATGAAAATGCGTTCGCGGTGTTGTGGAACAAATCCTTTGGCATCAATTACCCGACAGCTTATATGATAGCCCAAGTCATCCACAAGAGTCTTGCGGATAATCCGAAAAGTATTTCCCTTATCGTGATTGACAAGGTTTTTTACATTTTCAAGCAAAAATGCCTTCGGCCTATGATGCTCAATAATCCGTGCCAAATCGAAGAACAAAGTGCCTTGAGTTTCGCAACGAAATCCGTGTGCATGTCCAAGGGCATTTTTCTTGCTTACTCCTGCAATCGAAAAAGGCTGGCAGGGGAAACCCGCCAGAAGAAGATCATGCTCAGGTATGTCAGTGACATCTACATACCTGATGTCACCTGCCATAATATGATCCTCACCGTCACGGTAATTGGCCAGATAGGTTTGCTGGGCATATTTATCCCATTCGGATGTAAAGGCACATACCCCCCCTAAGCTATCAAAACCCTGACGCAACCCCCCGACCCCCGCAAAAAGATCAATGAAGCGGAAAAAACTTTGTTTGTAAAGAGAATTTCCCTTGTTCCCCTTCATGCGCTACCTTATAAGGTCTTCTAAGTATTGTTATTGTTGACTTGTGCGGTTTGGAGTCTCCTTTTCCTCATCTCAAAAGAGTTTGTTCCAAATAACCAAGTAAGTCGGACAGTTGTGACAATGCTATAACAGCAAGACAGCATAGCACAGAATTAACATTAATATTATGGCGTACCAGCCACGGATTGCAAGGTAATCTTGGCCATTAGGATAATTAGTCTTAAGGTTCTCCTATCAAGTCAGTTAAGTTGGCAGAAAAAACAATATTTTTTGACAGGGAGAAAGCGGATTGGTGAAGTAGGCGTGCGCAATCTTAGGCAACATAGTTGGCATGATTGACCAAGTACTTGGTCAGGAAAGGGTACTGAATCGGTTCACGCTGGGCAACGGTAACAAAATACCCCCCCCCCCCGATGAAACTCTGATTGAACTATCCATTTACAAATATATCCTTAAAAACCCAACCAGCCTAAACACCAAGAGTTGTAAAGTTATTCTTCTTTGAACCTGAATATCTTTTCTTTGTCTTTTATCATCCCCAGTTCCTCTCTCAGTATTTTCTCAATGTATCTTTCGTCTTGCTTAAGGGCCTTTATTTCTTCTCTGTACGCCCTGTTCTGCGCTTCTAAGTCCTCTATCCTCTTCTCTATCCTCTTGTTTTCGTTCTTGAGAAAATAGACCTTGGAAATCTCGTTGAAAAACATCAAGGCCACCGCTACGGCAATCACCGAGTACGCAGCCAACCTAATGAATCTTTGCGGTCTCATATGTCCTCTAAAGAGCAAAAGTTCCCACGAGAAAAGGATTAGTCCTTTTTTCAATTCCCACTGTCGTTTGAGGGCCGTGGCCCGGATGGATTTCGTAATGGTCGGGATATTGAAGAATCTCGGAGCGGATCGACCCGACAAGCTCCGTCATGCTCGTTCCCCCGGTAAGATCCACCCTTCCTACGCTTCCAGCGAAAACAGTGTCTCCAGCTATTATTGATTTTCCGAAAACAAAACATATATGCCCCCAGGTATGTCCCGGAACAAGGAGTATCTCTCCCCTGAGATTCCCCACAGAAAGAGTTTCTCCTTCTTTCACGTAACCATCTACCTCAGGGACTTCGACAAAGTCAAATCCCGGGAACCTCATCTTCGCCTCGGGAAGCAAATCAAGGACGGGCTGTTCTTTTTCGTGTATGTAAAAGGGTATGCCAAGCATTTTCTTGAAAGCCTCGACACCGGCCACGTGATCCAAGTGCGTGTGGGTATTAACTATTTTTTTTACCTCGAGTCCTGATTTTTCGATTTCCTCGGATATCTCCGCTATCTGCTCTCCGGGATCAACGAGCATAGCCTCGTTCGTATCTTCATCCCCTATGATGTAACAGTTTTCAATGAATATCCCGCCCGGGATGCATTTTATTATCAATCTGATCTCCTTTGAGTTCTGTTTATACGAAAATCGATGAATCCGCCCCCGGGTGGAAGCCACTTGAATTCAACCGATTCGACCTTTGCGCGGGGCGGTCCTTCTCCGCACCACTCAATCAGCTTTTCGAGATTCTCGGTCGTTCCTTCAGCGACTATTCTGACGTTTCCATCCATGAGGTTCTCGACATGTCCCTTGATGCCAAGCTCAGTCGCTGTTTGGGCCGTCGAGACTCTGAAGAAAACTCCCTGCACCTTTCCCTTTACCAGGATAACGGCTCTTCGTTCCATCCGATTCTTCCAGACTACCGAAAGCCTCTGTCAGTGTCAATGAACGCAGAGATTCGGGACTTTAAAGTAAGCACCGGAGCAGGAGAAAAGGGTTTGCGCGGCGTTGACAGAGAAAAAGGCAAAATGTATTTTCTTTTCTTAATGAGTGAGTACCGAGCCCATTTCAGATGCATAGACGAGAACTGCTCTGAAACCTATCCCATCGACGAAATCATTTACAGGTGCAAGAAGTGCGACAATCTTCTTGACGTTCAGCACGACATGGAAACTCTGGGGCAAAAAACGCCCGAGCAATGGAAAGAGCTTTTTGACAGCAGGTACAGAAAGCAGGTCTGGCCTTTCGGAAGCGGCGTCTGGGGGAAGAAGGAGTGGGTTATGCCCTCAATCGAAAACGAGAAAATAGTTTCAATGTACGAGGGGTGCACGAACCTTTTCTGGGCCGAGAGGTTCGGAAAACAGGTAGGCGCTGAAGATCTCTGGATAAAGATGTGTGGCAACAGCCACACGGGATCCTTCAAGGATCTGGGGATGACCGTGCTCGTATCGGCCGTAAACCAGATGATAAGCGACAACGTGAGCATCCCGGCGGTAGCCTGCGCCTCAACTGGGGATACATCGGCTGCTTTGGCCGCCTACTGCGCGTCTGCAGGCATTCCTTCCATAGTCTTTCTCCCCAAAGACAAGGTATCCATTGCCCAGTTGATCCAGCCCATATCGAACGGATCTCTGGTTCTCTCCCTGGATACGGACTTTGACGGCTGCATGGAGATGGTCCAGAGAATAACCAGCGAGCATAACATTTATCTTGCAAATTCGATCAACTCCCTGCGCATAGAGGGACAGAAAACTATAAGCATAGAACTTTGCCAGCAGTTTGACTGGGAGGTCCCGGACTGGGTAATAATTCCAGGCGGCAACCTAGGCAACGTGTCCGCGCTCGGGAAGGGATTCCTGATGATGTATGAGCTCGGCGTCATAAAAAAACTTCCGAGAATAGTCTGTGCGCAGGCACAGAACGCAAACCCTCTTTACCTGAGCTATCTTAAGGGATTTGAAGAATTTACCCCCGTAACAGCGAAAAAAACCCTCGCAAATGCCATACAGATCGGAAACCCGGTAAGCATCAACAAGGCAATTTCGATCCTCAGGCGATTTGACGGAGTTGTGGAGCAGGCATCGGAAGACGAACTTTCCCATGCCTCGGCAATGGCGGACAGAACAGGCACGTTTAACTGCCCGCACACAGGAGTTGCACTCGCAGTGTTTTTGAAACTGCTTGAGAAAAAGGTTCTTTCTCCCAAGGAGAAGATAGTGGTGGTTTCCACAGCTCACGGGCTTAAATTCGTTGAGTTCAAAGCCGGCTACCATAGGTCCGTTCTTGAAGGGATATCTTCTGAGCTAAGCAATGTTCCGGTGGAACTTCCAAACGATTACAAGGCCGTAAAAAACGCAATACAAAGCAGAATTCCGGTCCAGTAGTCACCATAAGAGTCATTCGGCAATCTGGATAATCCCTTGTTCTCAGCCGCTATCAACAATGTCTGTTCGGATGGCTGAGGCTTTTTCCGAAGCCCGAAACCTCCACCATTCCCAAGCGAGAAAAACCCACACGGGCGCAAACTCTATCCATATCACCGCGTTCCCGAATATTCCACCTTCCTCCGGGTGAGAGGGAAAATAGTACTGAAGGTAATAAAGCGGGAGCAGTGCGGTTAAAGCAAGGAACCCCGGGCTTGGAGCTATGCAGAGAAACGGAAGAAGCCACGTGTAGTACCAAGGAAACTGTGCCGGGATCAACAGAAACACACCTCCAATTATCAGAAGTGCTTTTCTGTGGAGACCTAAAGACCTGCATACAAACGCCACGTAAAACTTCCAGAGAAGAAAAATCGCGATGAGACCAATTCTTGAATGTGCCTGCGCATGTCCGGGGTGAACATCAAACGCCTCCAGGATAAACTCCCATCCCGAAAGAACCGCCGTGAAGAACGGGCTGTTGTTCTGCCAGCTTTTTCCGTACGCTACGATGCCGGAAGTCGAATCCAGCCTAAATACAACCATGGGAAGAAATATGATTAAGACCGCACTGGCGAAAATAGAGATCTGCAGCAGTGTTTGCCGTTTCTCCTTAAGGGGATTTAAAAACATCCCGAAAAGAAGCGCCGGCCAGAGCTTGACTCCCACCGCCAAGGAAAGGACGAGCGTCCAGAGCTTTTTCCTTTCGCAGAGAAAAAGAAGAATCGCTCCCAGTACGAAAGGAAACGCAAGGATGTCCATGTGCAGGGAGTTGAATATTTCCTTTACCAGAAGCGGGTTCCACCAGTAGATAATGGAATATTGACGAGGAATGTCGAGCTTCTTCAGGCTAGCAAGCAAAAGCCCCAGCGTAACCAGATCAAACACCATGAGCAGGATCCTCCACGCCGTGGTGCCCATGGGAGATATTTTGTAGGATACGGCGAAGAAGAGTTCCGCTATAGGAGGATAGATGGTTTTTACGTGGGGATGGTTTACTTTCTCAAGCGTATCGCCATAGAGGCGCTTGAGTTCCCTAAGTTTTTCGTTTCCCCCGCCTTCCGCCACTTCCTCCGGGGAGTACTCGTAGGGATTCATTCCGTTTGCAACCACGGCGCCGTCCCAGAAATAGCGGTGATAGTCGTTTTCAAGTATCGGGGTTGAAAAAAGAAACAGAACGCGGAACCCGAGACCGAAAAGAATTATGAGAAGAAGCGAACACGCGCGGTTTTTTCTGAAACTTCCCACCGCCGCAAAGTAGACAGCCGAGGCAATAATCAGAAGCGATATGAAAACCGGTATCAGGTCTCTCTTAAAAGCCCCGGAGGAGAGTTCCGGGGAGATTTTAGCGATAGCCCCAAGCAGGAGAAAAATGGCTGTTCCGCACAGAAGAAGGAGCCGGTCCGGTTTATTGATTTTCCGCATCAATAGGTACAATTACGAAAATAACATTTCATTCAGTTCGGAATCCCGGAAGATGAACAAGAGCAGAGAAAAATTAAAACTAATTCTAAAAAGCAAATCAATCCTGCTCGGAAATTTCACTCTGGCATCGGGAAAGCAAAGTTCCTACTACATTGACGCCAGGCTCACGACTCTGGATCCTGAAGGCGCCCACCTGATATCAGAAATACTTCTGGGCGAAATCGCCGCTCAGGGAGGCGTAACGGCCGTCGGAGGACCGTCCACGGGCGCCGATCCGATGGTGGGAGCCATCATTTCCAGAAGTTATGAGCAGGACATGCCGCTTCGCGGATTCATAGTAAGAAAGAAGGAAAAAGAACATGGGACCGGGAACATGATAGAGGGCGGACTTACCGAGGGAGACAGTGTGGCAATAGTTGAGGACGTGATTACAACCGGTGGTTCCGTTCTAAGAGCCATTGATCTTGTCGAGTCCGCCGGAGCCGAGGTCCGTGGGGTCCTCTGCGTCGTCGACAGGGGAGAGAACACAGAAAAAGCCTTCCTTGAGCGGGGCTGTAGCTTTTTTTCCATATTCAGCGTTTCGGAACTTCTCTAGAAAACTCCACGCAAAACTCTTTTGTTTTTCACACAAACCGGAATGATATTTGGTTTTTACGTAATTACTGTCACCTATATTTAGGCGGGGAGAGGATTTATTGAGCGTTTTACTTGTTGTAACACTTGTGCTTTCGGCATTTCTGGCCCTTAACATAGGAGCCAACAATTCCGCGGCGTCCATGGCGACATCGTACGGTGCCGGCGTAAGGTCGAAAAGACAGGCCGTATGGCTTATAGCTATCTTTGCTCTCCTCGGAGCGCTTACGGCCGGAGCGCCCGTGGTGGAGACCGTAGGCAAGGGAATAGTGCCGGCCGAGACCCTCTCTTCCGATATAGGCTTCATATTTATAATTCTGCTTCTCGGGATAGGTTTCATCGTCTGGGCGAATATAGTCCGCACGCCTATAGCCACCACCCACGCCATAGTGTGCGCCATAGTGGGAATCGGTCTTTATACTCAGACACTTAATTCCGACAGCTTCATCCGGGTGCTCAAATGGTGGATTCTGGCGCCGATAGTCGCCTGGTTAATAAATTTCGCCGTGGCAAAGTTTTTCTATTTCAAGATAGTCCATTACCTCGCAAGTAATTTCTCGGAGAAAAGAGTCAACGTCATCCTGACCGTGCTGATTACCATATCCGGAACTTTTATCGCCTTTTCGGGAGGCGCCAACAATTCCGCAAACGCCATAGGGCCGATAGTAAGCCTAGGGCTGATAGACTCCTATCCGGGCGCAATTCTTGCCGGTGTCGCAATGGGGGTGGGAGCAATTCTGCTTGGAGGCAGAGTTCTTGAGACCCTAGGGAAAAAAATAACGGAGATATGCATAATAAGGGCTATCTCGGTCGAGTTTACGGCTGCGGTAATAATACTGCTCGCTTCGTTATACGGAATTCCGGTTTCGATCGCCGAGATAGTAACAGCCGGAGTTGTGGGTTTTTCGTGCGCGCAGCACGGATTTGTCCAGACTTCCAAAAACAGCCATGTTGTAAAAATCGGTTTTTTCTGGTTTGTTGTTCCTGTGATAACCGTAGGGGTAAGTTATTACATATCCCTCGTATATATAAAGTACGGCTTGTCGTCGTATCTGAGTTTTTTGGGTTAAATGAAATTTTCTGAAAAAGACGTAAAGAATCTCAATCACGAGTTTGAGCGAAGTTCTCCTGAGGATATCCTCGCCTGGGCTTCTGCGAACCTCGACCGCTCGGTGGCGCTTGCAACCAGCTTCCAAGTCCAAGGCATGGTGCTTGTCGACATGTTCGCAAAGGCAAACCCCGAAGCGAGAATCTTCACTCTTGATACCGGGAGGCTTCATTCCCATACGTACGACGTCATGGACAAGACAAGAGAAAAATACAACATCAACATCGAGGTGCTTTTCCCCGACACGGCTGAAGTGGAGGAGATGGTGATCAGCCACGGGGTAAATCTTTTTTACAAAAGCGTTGAAAACAGAAGACTCTGCTGCCAAGTGAGAAAAACCAACCCGCTTAACGGATACTTAAAAAACCTAGACGCCTGGATTGCCTCCATAAGGGCGGACCAGACGGAGCAGCGGGCAGAGTCAAGCAAGTTTGAGATCGACTACCTGCACGGAAAGATGCTCAAGATAAACCCTATTCTTGACTGGACCGCCGACCAGGTATGGGACTACGTAAGGAAAAACGATGTTCCTTATAACAAGCTCCACGACATGGGATATCCAAGCATAGGATGCGCTCCCTGCACAAGGGCCGTTGAGGAGGGAGAAGATCCTAGGGCCGGCAGGTGGTGGTGGGAGCAAGGCTCGGACAAAGAATGCGGAATTCACTTCAGTCGCGAACCGCAGTCTTAAAGGTCTGAGGTCGCTCTCAGGTCCCACTCCGCAGATTCTCTTTCACAATCGGAAGAACTTCTTCTTTGAGCAATCTCATTGATTTCTGCCATTTTTCCTTCGGGTTCCACTCGTGCCCCATGACCAGAAGCATCCCGAATC belongs to Candidatus Dadabacteria bacterium and includes:
- a CDS encoding very short patch repair endonuclease — protein: MADTVDAFTRSRIMSSVRGKNTKPEMMIRKALHARGFRYRLHSPGICGKPDLVLSRYRAAIFVHGCFWHGHDCHLFKIPSTRSEFWRAKINRNRQRDAEVRTSVLENGWRYLIVWECALRGKKRLDFETLMDRISAWIAGNDPEDQITGERNP
- the dcm gene encoding DNA (cytosine-5-)-methyltransferase → MKGNKGNSLYKQSFFRFIDLFAGVGGLRQGFDSLGGVCAFTSEWDKYAQQTYLANYRDGEDHIMAGDIRYVDVTDIPEHDLLLAGFPCQPFSIAGVSKKNALGHAHGFRCETQGTLFFDLARIIEHHRPKAFLLENVKNLVNHDKGNTFRIIRKTLVDDLGYHISCRVIDAKGFVPQHRERIFIAGFCEETDFSLEDVYIPDPLEGPRLGTILHPEDGTEGKDKHYTDYEGRVNSKYTLSDRLWRYLQDYARKHRRRGNGFGFGLVGPEDVARTLSARYYKDGSEILIRRKRGNPRRLTPRECSRLMGFDGPDQSDFLIPVSDNQAYRQFGNAVAVPVVECLARYMVPYLLNSEKASNYVSQEVVAT
- a CDS encoding septum formation initiator family protein — encoded protein: MRPQRFIRLAAYSVIAVAVALMFFNEISKVYFLKNENKRIEKRIEDLEAQNRAYREEIKALKQDERYIEKILREELGMIKDKEKIFRFKEE
- a CDS encoding MBL fold metallo-hydrolase is translated as MIIKCIPGGIFIENCYIIGDEDTNEAMLVDPGEQIAEISEEIEKSGLEVKKIVNTHTHLDHVAGVEAFKKMLGIPFYIHEKEQPVLDLLPEAKMRFPGFDFVEVPEVDGYVKEGETLSVGNLRGEILLVPGHTWGHICFVFGKSIIAGDTVFAGSVGRVDLTGGTSMTELVGSIRSEILQYPDHYEIHPGHGPQTTVGIEKRTNPFLVGTFAL
- a CDS encoding acylphosphatase; this translates as MERRAVILVKGKVQGVFFRVSTAQTATELGIKGHVENLMDGNVRIVAEGTTENLEKLIEWCGEGPPRAKVESVEFKWLPPGGGFIDFRINRTQRRSD
- the thrC gene encoding threonine synthase; protein product: MSEYRAHFRCIDENCSETYPIDEIIYRCKKCDNLLDVQHDMETLGQKTPEQWKELFDSRYRKQVWPFGSGVWGKKEWVMPSIENEKIVSMYEGCTNLFWAERFGKQVGAEDLWIKMCGNSHTGSFKDLGMTVLVSAVNQMISDNVSIPAVACASTGDTSAALAAYCASAGIPSIVFLPKDKVSIAQLIQPISNGSLVLSLDTDFDGCMEMVQRITSEHNIYLANSINSLRIEGQKTISIELCQQFDWEVPDWVIIPGGNLGNVSALGKGFLMMYELGVIKKLPRIVCAQAQNANPLYLSYLKGFEEFTPVTAKKTLANAIQIGNPVSINKAISILRRFDGVVEQASEDELSHASAMADRTGTFNCPHTGVALAVFLKLLEKKVLSPKEKIVVVSTAHGLKFVEFKAGYHRSVLEGISSELSNVPVELPNDYKAVKNAIQSRIPVQ
- the pyrE gene encoding orotate phosphoribosyltransferase, which codes for MNKSREKLKLILKSKSILLGNFTLASGKQSSYYIDARLTTLDPEGAHLISEILLGEIAAQGGVTAVGGPSTGADPMVGAIISRSYEQDMPLRGFIVRKKEKEHGTGNMIEGGLTEGDSVAIVEDVITTGGSVLRAIDLVESAGAEVRGVLCVVDRGENTEKAFLERGCSFFSIFSVSELL
- a CDS encoding inorganic phosphate transporter — protein: MSVLLVVTLVLSAFLALNIGANNSAASMATSYGAGVRSKRQAVWLIAIFALLGALTAGAPVVETVGKGIVPAETLSSDIGFIFIILLLGIGFIVWANIVRTPIATTHAIVCAIVGIGLYTQTLNSDSFIRVLKWWILAPIVAWLINFAVAKFFYFKIVHYLASNFSEKRVNVILTVLITISGTFIAFSGGANNSANAIGPIVSLGLIDSYPGAILAGVAMGVGAILLGGRVLETLGKKITEICIIRAISVEFTAAVIILLASLYGIPVSIAEIVTAGVVGFSCAQHGFVQTSKNSHVVKIGFFWFVVPVITVGVSYYISLVYIKYGLSSYLSFLG
- a CDS encoding phosphoadenylyl-sulfate reductase; amino-acid sequence: MKFSEKDVKNLNHEFERSSPEDILAWASANLDRSVALATSFQVQGMVLVDMFAKANPEARIFTLDTGRLHSHTYDVMDKTREKYNINIEVLFPDTAEVEEMVISHGVNLFYKSVENRRLCCQVRKTNPLNGYLKNLDAWIASIRADQTEQRAESSKFEIDYLHGKMLKINPILDWTADQVWDYVRKNDVPYNKLHDMGYPSIGCAPCTRAVEEGEDPRAGRWWWEQGSDKECGIHFSREPQS